A window of the Cicer arietinum cultivar CDC Frontier isolate Library 1 chromosome 6, Cicar.CDCFrontier_v2.0, whole genome shotgun sequence genome harbors these coding sequences:
- the LOC101498089 gene encoding probable polygalacturonase At3g15720, whose translation MKGLYVLLMFVIASRSLCARETPTPFFNVLSYGAIGDGQTDDTNAFLEAWQDVCGTVDGIPTLFIPRGKTFMLQPLLFQGPCKSAYIMIALKGIIIAPHSVEAWKWPNNERTAWIQFWQISGLNIYGGGTFNGQGAPWWSKYLGSEEINRPTALVFSGCENLQLHRLTHIDSPRNHISIGSCNGIIISKLNIIAPETSHNTDGIDIAHSSNILIRNSNIQTGDDCVAINSGSSFINITGVFCGPGHGISVGSLGRGGEYAMVEEIHVRNCTFNGTQNGARIKTWKGGSGYARKITYEDIEIVGAYNPLIIDQHYHPNGKSESTSSTAVEVSDVTFRKFRGTSAQENAIQLNCDSNNIGCTNIVLDDINITNVAGGTTKASCTNAHATSISCHPYVSCLP comes from the exons ATGAAGGGATTATATGTCCTTTTAATGTTTGTTATTGCTTCACGTAGCTTGTGTGCTAGAGAAACGCCTACTCCTTTCTTTAATGTTCTTTCGTATGGTGCAATCGGGGATGGTCAAACTGATGatacaaat GCTTTTCTGGAAGCATGGCAAGACGTGTGTGGCACAGTTGATGGCATCCCAACACTGTTCATACCACGAGGCAAAACATTTATGTTGCAACCATTGTTGTTTCAAGGTCCTTGTAAATCGGCATATATTATGATTGCG CTTAAAGGAATTATCATTGCCCCACACAGTGTTGAGGCTTGGAAATGGCCAAATAATGAAAGGACAGCATGGATCCAGTTCTGGCAAATAAGTGGCCTTAATATATATGGAGGAGGAACGTTTAATGGCCAAGGTGCCCCATGGTGGTCGAAGTATTTGGGAAGTGAAGAAATAAATAGGCCAACT GCTCTTGTTTTTTCCGGCTGTGAAAATCTACAACTTCACCGGTTGACTCACATTGATAGTCCGAGAAATCATATAAGCATTGGTTCATGTAATGGAATTATTATCTCCAAACTTAATATAATTGCACCAGAGACAAGTCACAACACTGATGGGATTGACATCGCACATTCATCCAACATCCTCATTCGGAATTCAAACATTCAAACCG GGGATGATTGTGTCGCCATTAACTCTGGCTCAAGCTTCATCAACATAACTGGTGTTTTTTGTGGACCTGGCCATGGCATCAG TGTAGGTAGCCTTGGAAGAGGAGGAGAATATGCTATGGTGGAAGAGATACATGTACGGAATTGTACCTTCAATGGAACTCAAAATGGAGCTAGAATCAAGACATGGAAG GGAGGATCTGGGTATGCAAGGAAGATCACATATGAAGATATTGAAATTGTTGGAGCATATAACCCTTTGATTATTGACCAACATTATCACCCTAATGGTAAAAGTGAAAGTACTTCTAGCACAGCAGTGGAAGTGAGTGATGTTACTTTTCGAAAATTCCGCGGAACCTCAGCTCAGGAGAATGCAATCCAATTAAATTGCGATTCCAACAATATTGGTTGCACCAACATTGTACTGGATGATATTAACATAACCAATGTTGCTGGAGGAACAACAAAAGCATCTTGCACTAATGCACATGCAACATCTATTTCATGTCACCCGTACGTCTCGTGTCTTCCTTGA